A window of Bacteroidales bacterium genomic DNA:
AGCCATTATTCCTCTTATGGATTTTCAACAGCTGATTGAGTGTATAAATTTGGGATAAATCCCTTATCTGATTTCGGATGTCCGATTTTGGATTTATGATTTTGGATTTTCAGCCAACATAACTGCCTGAATATCAGAGGGTTAGGTGGCGGCGGGACTAAAAAGCTGTCGCTCGCTGGCGGGGTCGCAGCGTACAGTGGAGAGGGTCGCGGCGGGCGCAACTGCCTGATTATCAGAAGTTTAAGCGAGCGGCGACAGATTCGTGTAGCGGCGGCGATACGTAAGCCTCTGATAATCAGCGGGTTACAAATTGCCACTTATTAAATATAAATTGTTGATAATCAGCAAGTTACATGTCAGCAACTAGTCGATTTCAAGGTCTTTTATTTAGTATATTTTTTTGCTTTCATAACTGTAGGCATAAGATACACTTCGCTTGATTTTAAGCCATATATAAAATGAATATCGTTACCAGAAGCCTGTACAGCACTTGTATGACCGCGAAAAGAGGTTTCACTAAAATCGTCGTTTACCTTTTTCCAAGAAGTACCATCATACACCAAAACAGCAAGACACCAATTGTCAATATTTTGGTCTAATTCAATAGCTGATATAATAATATTTCCGGATGCATCGGTGGTTATAGATTGAGGAAGGGCATATTTACCAACTTTTTCGAAAATGTTAGTGGCGCTATTTGACGATTCAACTTTATAAACACCGCCCAATTCTGTTCCCATTCCTTCTTCTATAAAATAAAGTGAATTATTTAAACGAACAATGTCAAAATTTGCAGCTTCGTCTTTTGACCATGTCAAATCGCTAACCCACGATGTACCACTTAAATGCTTTATGTGAAGCGTACATTGAGATGTGCCCGACTCATGCTCTTCATACCAGATATACAGCGTACCATCTATATTTTTCAATTTTGTGTTGGTAATGAATCCTGTTGCTACAGCACTACCAACCTGCTCCCATGTGGTTCCGTTATATTTAAACACATTTATATCATCATTTTGTCGTACTGTAAGATACAATTGGTTGTTTAAAACAGCTATGTCAAGAGAGTTTGAGGATGCTCCCTGTAGCAAAGGAGTTGCCAGATTTTCCGACCAGCTTCCGTTATTTTTATATACATATATTGCACTTGAACTTAACGCTGCCAGATATATTGTACCTGATGATACGTCAAAATCATAATCTTTAATAAAATTATCAGCAAGCAATTCAGCGGGCATAGCGCCCCCTGCATTTGTCCACGACGAACCAGTATTTTTCATCAATACAGGTTTTCCTGTTTCCAGTGCTTCTTGATATCCATCAAGATAGCCAATATAAGCTGTAGAGCCATCTATACAATGAATAATTTTATTTTTACCACCCGATGAAGAGCTGTTTATTTCGCCATAATTAGTAGATGTATAATTTATGGTGCCTACTCCATCACCGCTTGGATCGCCACCGCCACCACTTAACTCTCCAGCTTCAAACACCCTAGAATTACAAGAATACGTACCTACTGAATATGATATTTCATAGTTGTACCAGTATTCATATTGAGCTTTAATCCTATAATAGTACGTTTTATTTTTATCAAAGTTATATTCTTCTTGTGTGCCAGCGATAATGCTGTCAAGGTTATTTCCATCAAAATGAAAAGACAAAATTTCGCATACATTTAAATTCATATCGTATGATTCGGCACGATAAACTTGAAACCTCCTAACCCTAAGATTTTGTATATCAATGGGTAATTTATCAACAATTCGGTATTCCATCTCATAGGAATCCGGTTTGCCTTCAATTTTTTTATATTCGATTTTTTTGAGGTACGGATTTGGTGAAAACATATAGCCAGTTACAATCTCACTATAATCGCCATACCCTCTTTTATTTGTGTGTGCCTTTATACGATATTGGTATACTTGTCCGGGCAACAATTTATCGTTTGGTAAACCATATCCAGTGTCATCAAAAACATTTTCATAACCCCAGTAAATTTCTTCCCACTGGTTGGTTTGGGGGTTTTTTCTTTCATAACAGTAATTTTCAACATTTGGAACCTGCTCAACGGCAAGACGAATTGCCCCAATGCAATTGCCTTGTGAAGCAGTGAAACTGGCAATTGGAGGTGTTTTTTTACAAGATTGAAAAATACTTGCAAATAAAACAGCAACCAATAAATATTTAATCATTCTTTTCATAATATAATTGTTTTATTGTTCTACTATCTCAACACGCCTGTTCTTTGCTCTACTTTGTTCTGTAGAATTACTTGCAATAGGAGAAACAAGCCTAACACCGTATGGTTTAAGTTTATCTCTAAAAACAGCATTTTCAGATGCTAACTTTTCCATTACCGCATCTACTCGGTCTTTTGAAAGACTTATATTCATATCAAAACCATCTGTATTATCTGTATGACCTACTATTATAACTTTTTGAGCTTTATTGGCATTAAGATATTC
This region includes:
- a CDS encoding fibronectin type III domain-containing protein; amino-acid sequence: MKRMIKYLLVAVLFASIFQSCKKTPPIASFTASQGNCIGAIRLAVEQVPNVENYCYERKNPQTNQWEEIYWGYENVFDDTGYGLPNDKLLPGQVYQYRIKAHTNKRGYGDYSEIVTGYMFSPNPYLKKIEYKKIEGKPDSYEMEYRIVDKLPIDIQNLRVRRFQVYRAESYDMNLNVCEILSFHFDGNNLDSIIAGTQEEYNFDKNKTYYYRIKAQYEYWYNYEISYSVGTYSCNSRVFEAGELSGGGGDPSGDGVGTINYTSTNYGEINSSSSGGKNKIIHCIDGSTAYIGYLDGYQEALETGKPVLMKNTGSSWTNAGGAMPAELLADNFIKDYDFDVSSGTIYLAALSSSAIYVYKNNGSWSENLATPLLQGASSNSLDIAVLNNQLYLTVRQNDDINVFKYNGTTWEQVGSAVATGFITNTKLKNIDGTLYIWYEEHESGTSQCTLHIKHLSGTSWVSDLTWSKDEAANFDIVRLNNSLYFIEEGMGTELGGVYKVESSNSATNIFEKVGKYALPQSITTDASGNIIISAIELDQNIDNWCLAVLVYDGTSWKKVNDDFSETSFRGHTSAVQASGNDIHFIYGLKSSEVYLMPTVMKAKKYTK